The following DNA comes from Oreochromis niloticus isolate F11D_XX linkage group LG23, O_niloticus_UMD_NMBU, whole genome shotgun sequence.
ACGACACATATAACCATGGACTTATTACGATAAATCGTAGATGGAATGTAACTTCCACGTTTTTCCTTTTGTCCTACCAGCGTTAAGCTGAAGCATTTTGAGAAGTTCCAGGACACAACAGAGGCCTTAGCAGGTAATGATAAATTTGAGCCCTAATGTTTACCTGAGATTTGTCTGTGATGCAAAGCTGTGTCTGATTAAACATGAGGTATTGCACAGTCCTCGTCACTACCACTGAGACCAATTCCTCCTCACACATATGAGAATTGacactttttgtgttttgtgtaagCGCTTAGCACAGCTAAGCTTTATTTTATTCTCTATTTCCACTTTTCAGCTGCGACTGCCCTTGTTGAGGGAAAACTTGGCAAGAGTCTGAAGAAGGTCCTGAAGAAAGTTGTTGCCAAGGAAGCTCATGAGCAGCTGGCTATTAGTGATGCAAAACTTGGTGGCGTTATCAAAGTAAGTCACTGATATTTCTGTCAGCCTGAAAGACAGCATTGTTATCGAACGTTGTGTTTCTAATGACTTCTGGTCTTCAGGAAAAACTGGACCTGAGCTGTGTCCACAGCCCTGCTGTGGCTGAACTGATGAGATGCATCAGGGGTCAGATGGAGAGCCTCATCACTGGACTTCCTCCCAGGGAGATGAGTGCTATGTCTTTAGGGTTGGCTCACAGGTTAGTGGTGCACAGATTATGTTATATGAATGCAGCTGCTGCCTATGATTACATTTGCTGTCTGAAATATTTGTGTAGATTTTTCTCAGCATTCGTCACTACCACTGAGGCAGCAACCCTCTGGCTTATTGAAAATCCCTTCATTAATCTAGAAATTTGAATTAACTCATGTTCTCATCTGGTTGCAGTTTATCCCGCTACAAGCTGAAGTTCAGTCCTGACAAGGTGGACACAATGATCGTGCAGGCTATTTGTGAGTGTTGTTTTACACAGTTATGTCTGTTGTTGTGCCTGTAACATGTCAGACAAGAAAACTCTTAGAACAATCAGCAGTCTAAATTATTTTCAGAATGTCCAAAAACCTTCAGTCTGTTATCAttgcaaacaaagaaaacatctaaatttttctgtttaggattataaaaattaataaattataaattattgATATTTTTGCtctaaaaatgatcatttaagCAGTTAACATCAGCTGTACTGTGTTTTCGTCCTTGCCTCTAGCTCTTCTGGATGACCTGGACAAAGAACTTAATAATTACATAATGCGTTGCAGAGAGTGGTATGGCTGGCATTTCCCTGAGCTCGGAAAAGTGATCACAGACAACTTAGCCTACTGCAAGAGTGTCCGCAAAATAGGTAAGGACCATCCTGCATTTGCACAACACAGTCAGAGAAGCAGAGGTCTAGATATCCTAAATAGTGTGAGTAAAGCCAGCAAAAACACAGCAATCCTACAATTTCCACATTCAAATTCATTAGCACTCTTTAATTTTAATCAAAGCCTCTTTCAGTCTTTAAGAATTTATGGTTTCCTGTCAGGCTGAGTAAACCAGAGTGCTCTGAGCTTGTTTAAAGTCAGCGTTTTGTTACTCTAAGACTCACCTACATTGGTTTAACTTCCATGTGGTGACATTCCAGAGTAACTGCCATATGTTTGTGTCTACAGGTGATCGCACAAATGTCGCTGGCTCTGATCTATCAGATATCCTCCCCGAGGAGATCGAGGTCGAGGTTAAATTGGCTGCTGAAATCTCCATGGGAACAGAAGTGTCAGAGGAGGACATTGGCAACATCAGGCACCTATGTGATCAGGTGTGTGTCCTCACTGTTTGCTACAGTGATTGTGATGGCGATCACTGTTGTCTGTTGCAAAAACAGGGTTTTCTATGCGTCTTTGCCTTTCGTGACTGGTACCCTGCATTcgtgaatttgtttttgaatgttctctttatatattttttttctcccatagGTGGTAGAGATTTCAGAATACCGGGCTCAGCTCTACGACTACCTGAAGAACAGAATGATGGCAATCGCTCCCAACCTCACTGTAATGGTGGGGGAGCTGGTTGGCGCCCGTCTCATCTCACATGCAGGTGAGTTTGGGTGGGGGAGGGCAAAAGTCAGGTAATTTGTGAAAACTGGCCtagcagtgatgatgatgacactAAGTCACTTTCCTGAACATGACTGATGGTTTTAAGTCACTACCTCATCTGAGCTGGCAGTGAAAGCACTAGTAGTCAGGTCCTTGAAGAGCACCATAGCTACAGttctttgtttcattcattGTGCGATCCAGGTTCCCTTCTGAATCTGGCAAAGCATCCAGCCTCCACAGTCCAGATCCTTGGAGCAGAGAAGGCTCTTTTTAGAGCCCTGAAGACGCGCAAAGACACACCCAAGTATGGTCTCATATACCATGCTTCTCTAGTGGGCCAGACCACTGCTAAGAACAAGGGCAAGGTATGTTCTTAGAGTGTGATATGTGACTGAATAATGGTTGGTGGCCAAAATGTGAAGCTGTCAACTCAGGCTTTGGTTTTCTGTAATGCCATTGCAGATTTCCAGGATGCTGGCAGCTAAAGCAGCCCTGGCTATTCGCTATGACGCTCTCGGAGAAGACACAAATGCAGAAATGGGTGCAGAGAACCGTGCCAAGCTGGAGGCCAGACTACGTCAGTTGGAAGATAAGGGAGTAAGTACAGCTACAACCCCTATTCCTGAAAAGTTGGGATGCTATTTAACCTCCTGGGACCTGGCGTCCAcgtatgtggacatcacattttgggttgtctagaccaaaatactaaattttgctctgcaagggcctgatatccacttacgaggacattatactgccattgttctatcgaaatttaaaacaaatgtcctcATAGGGCTGAgtgatatggcctaaaatccatatcacagtataatttgaagcatgtgtggtaacgatatatatcacgatatattcttttcttctgtataacgtattttacacactataaggcacacttaaaatcctttaattttctcaaaaatcgacagtgtgccttatgtatgaattctggttgtgcttactgacctcgaaccgattttatgtggttcaCGGCGCTCAGAAATcggtcaaaaaatgttttaatacgactttggtaagctatgaaggcgcaccgcttgatggattgccggagcattacggctgctgtagtcaggagccttgtggagtaatctgggtcccaAACTCTGTCtacttcaggtcccaaagtcaaacaaacactgcggcatcgctgagagttaaaaactgtgtaaattctttcatttttaataaaatgatcagtgttgctgctttaccaggtgtaacaattaagtttaacatccaggcatccatgaaaacagaatttattaaattcaacggagttagaagttagcggaagttagctcgctagtttccacctaaacatgatatagcatgttctgactgagatttctgaaaaaattaaaatgtacagctctgctgtcacttccaacataaatgaagggagaaaattaaacagcagtgacgttggtagggttactgaagttggactagctggtatataatgatgtgctacgtgattgctagcaAAACAGCTAcgttagcataacattagcacagtgaagctgaaggatgaatgccaacttttttccactcgattaAAGTTTACATGAGGGTTTCTGGTGGTTAGGGACTaatgcaattgcatggcagAATGCTGTAAACGGagcaaacttcagccaggagaacaacagAGCTAATCCATCCAcgatatgaggttagtcattactatactgcaacaacatgggaatagagcagctgcgagagaattcagcattaatgaatcaatggtacggaagtggaggaagcgcagtttttggctttccccaTGTTCCAAAAGTGCTTTGTCTCTTTGCTATTACTGTCGCCTGGCATAATTTGGAGATGATATTGTTTGCAGCGTATACCTTTCAGTATTGATGGTGCCTCTCCAGATGTGACAGTTGCATAACCATTAATCCATTCCTGTACTatcagagatgcaggcttttgaCCGTAGTGCTGATAAGAAGCCACATGGCCTCTCGTCCCTATAGTTCACAGGACTTGGTATCCCTATTTACCAGAAAGAACTGCAAATTTGATTTGTCTGATCACAGGACAGTTTCTCGTTTTGCTTTAGTCTGAACATTAGCCCTAAGAACACAACATCAGTTCTGGGTTATGTTCACAAATGTGGCTGTACctcaggaggtggagcaggtcatctactaattggacGGTTCGCCATTCCATgtctggctgctccagtctccCCAATCCTTGAGGAAGATACTAAATGCAAGTAGTATCTTGGTCCAATAGTGCACTTTGAGTGTCCAGGGAGAAAAGTGCTATATGCAAACTGTAATGGAGTTTTGTATTTCTTCTGAATCTGTTATCCTGGTAAAATccctgtttttgttatttttttcccctcctttagtcactgaatccacatttttcttttcagattcGAAGAATCAGTGGAACAGGCAAAGCAATGGCAAAGGCAGATAAATACCAGCACAAGAGGTGAGTAGTCACTTGCAGCTCCTTTGCAGATTTCCACATCTATATATGTAAGGTGGTTAATGCCTGCTACAACTTTTCCTCCACAGTGAAGTGAGAATTTATGATCCGTCAGGTGATTCTACGATTCCGTCCACATCGAAGAAGAGGAAGTTTGAGGAGGTAGAAGAAGAGGATGCCACAGAGCCCACGACACCAGCAGTCAAACCCAAAAAGGCAAAACAGGAGTTGGCAATAGAAGGTGAGTGAGTTTGGAATCAATCATTTGCCTCCTGTGCATTTGGATCTGTGATGCTGATAGTGTTCTGGCTCTGTGTTTAGAAGAAGAACAAGCAGAAACATCAGCGGCAGCAGAGGAGAccccaaagaaaaagaagaagaaaaagaaggataAGAAAGCAGAGGAGAAAATGGAAGAACCAAAGGAAGAAGAGGTGGTAGCAGTTACTGAGGTAAGATGGAAgctaaagttttaaaattatccctttttttttcttcttcttcttctgtaatgacacccctctctctctctccagacaacagagaagaagaaaaaaaagaaaaagaaggtaaaagaggagcaggaagaagattgaaaggagaggagagtgtaaatagttttgtttttttgtcttttatttttattattcaatTATATTTTCTGAGGACAATACAGTATTGAGTGCCTGTCTGTGGACATCTGAAAAGAAGTTCACAGTAAACAGAGTAATCATTAGATCTCATTCTTTTCTGTTGTCATAAAGAAACTGTACAataagtctttttttcttttttctttttcttttttttgaagatGCTTAAGCTTAATCTACCAAAAGCCTGTGTAGACGAGCATTTGTTTTATTCACAAAGAGATCTAATTGAGTCATGAGTTCAGTACAGATTTCCCAGTTCTCTTGTGATAAACAAAACCAGGTGAAATAAAACCTTTTGCTCAaatgctgagtgtgtgtgtgtgtgtgtgtttgtttgttttttgcacaaATAGGTGCATCCAGCAGGGGTGGGAAGTAattaagtacaaatacttcacTTATTGTACTAACTAGTTTTAGCTGTCTGtacttgagtatttatttttctgactaCTTTTACTCCCTATATTTTTCCACAAAACTTTCTACTTATATTTTCAAAACAGATTTGTTACTTTAGGTTCAGTGGTATCATCTAAAGTGTTATAAGTGAGTTTTTTCTAAGTAGCATGTAATTtcaaattcaacatttttatcagCTAAACAAATGTCAGCAAACTGTGTGAACACAGTGTGTCTGCTAGCTAAAGGTACAGCTGCTGGGTTtcccagggagagaaaagagtaacttcactcagagatagAAAAAGATATAggataagtttttttttttttttttttttaagcctcaTGCCCAGTACATTTGAACTTGAATCAAAGTGTTTGGGAAAGTGTCAAATTTTGGTCCTATAACATGTGAGGGTAGGGTGTCCCACCTCATATCCTGACATAGTCATAGGACTGCATGGTGTGAGAACGTGTTTGCTCtagtaattatatttttaatgactTGAActctaaataaaagaaaaaagaaacgtgAGTGTAAAGATACAACATTGTGTGGATGACCAAATGGTGCCATTTAAGGGCAAGCAAATTCAAGCAGTACCTAACCAGTAAATTAAGAAAACAGAATTTGAAAATATTAGTCCTTGCTGTATCAATTCAAAAAATGAAGCAAGGTGGCAGGTGgtcgcccctccctgagtctggttctcctggagcttttatcctgttaaaagggagtttttcattcCTCCTGTAGCCAAGTGCTTGATTTTAGGGGGCCGTcagagttttctctgtattgttgtGGGTTCATACATTAGAATATAATCCACCTTGAGGGaatttctgttgtgatttggcggaATACAAGTGAAATTGCATTAACTCGAATAAGGCAAGATGCATGTGTATAAAGTGAATTGTGCACCTCTGCTTTACAGCACAGAAGAACTGTTAAGAAAAGTTTCACACACTGTCAGAGAATGACAGCAAAATCTCACAACATGAGAATCTATATTCGAACCTAAGCCTGTATCAAGCCATACTTAGTTATTTGTTTCAAAACTGGTTGACATTTTTTGaatacttaaaaaatatatttttcgcTTTCTAACAGCTGTGTAATTATTTATGAGTTAATAATTTTCTCTGTTGATGTATGCCACTGTTGGAGAGGGGTTGtctgaaatttaaaatgatttattttggCACTAAAATGGTCCAAAATGACTCAGATCATTTTCAGCATGTACCATCAAAATGTGTGCAGTAGAGGGTTAAGGCCACATTaaggaaaataaatattgttgttcattttgagaataaagtccAAATATTGAGATTAAAGTTGAAAGTGTATTTTGAGGAAAAGTCAAATTGTGGAGATTACAGTTGTTTCAAG
Coding sequences within:
- the nop58 gene encoding nucleolar protein 58 isoform X2 translates to MLVLFETAAGYAIFKVLNESKLQQVDCLYKEFETPEKANKIVKLKHFEKFQDTTEALAAATALVEGKLGKSLKKVLKKVVAKEAHEQLAISDAKLGGVIKEKLDLSCVHSPAVAELMRCIRGQMESLITGLPPREMSAMSLGLAHSLSRYKLKFSPDKVDTMIVQAISLLDDLDKELNNYIMRCREWYGWHFPELGKVITDNLAYCKSVRKIGDRTNVAGSDLSDILPEEIEVEVKLAAEISMGTEVSEEDIGNIRHLCDQVVEISEYRAQLYDYLKNRMMAIAPNLTVMVGELVGARLISHAGSLLNLAKHPASTVQILGAEKALFRALKTRKDTPKYGLIYHASLVGQTTAKNKGKISRMLAAKAALAIRYDALGEDTNAEMGAENRAKLEARLRQLEDKGIRRISGTGKAMAKADKYQHKSEVRIYDPSGDSTIPSTSKKRKFEEVEEEDATEPTTPAVKPKKAKQELAIEEEQAETSAAAEETPKKKKKKKKDKKAEEKMEEPKEEEVVAVTETTEKKKKKKKKVKEEQEED
- the nop58 gene encoding nucleolar protein 58 isoform X1 gives rise to the protein MLVLFETAAGYAIFKVLNESKLQQVDCLYKEFETPEKANKIVKLKHFEKFQDTTEALAAATALVEGKLGKSLKKVLKKVVAKEAHEQLAISDAKLGGVIKEKLDLSCVHSPAVAELMRCIRGQMESLITGLPPREMSAMSLGLAHSLSRYKLKFSPDKVDTMIVQAISLLDDLDKELNNYIMRCREWYGWHFPELGKVITDNLAYCKSVRKIGDRTNVAGSDLSDILPEEIEVEVKLAAEISMGTEVSEEDIGNIRHLCDQVVEISEYRAQLYDYLKNRMMAIAPNLTVMVGELVGARLISHAGSLLNLAKHPASTVQILGAEKALFRALKTRKDTPKYGLIYHASLVGQTTAKNKGKISRMLAAKAALAIRYDALGEDTNAEMGAENRAKLEARLRQLEDKGIRRISGTGKAMAKADKYQHKSEVRIYDPSGDSTIPSTSKKRKFEEVEEEDATEPTTPAVKPKKAKQELAIEEEEQAETSAAAEETPKKKKKKKKDKKAEEKMEEPKEEEVVAVTETTEKKKKKKKKVKEEQEED